A genome region from Hevea brasiliensis isolate MT/VB/25A 57/8 chromosome 9, ASM3005281v1, whole genome shotgun sequence includes the following:
- the LOC131182906 gene encoding disease resistance protein RPV1-like, with protein sequence MLKDCIRLERVGDTIGLLTNLVFLNFQDCKSLGNLPGSVGGLRTLEKLNMSGCSKLEEMPESIGLLTHLILLNLQNCEKLQNLPGSIGNLKSLQELNMSGCSKLEQLPESTGFLTCLISLNLHDCENLKSLPGSIGDLNSLEKLDMSGCSKLDDLPESTGHFNSLVFWNLQDCKNLKNFPAKIFGLRSLKELNMSGCSKLKELPEDLGELKSLVVLNLDGTGINILPETIRNMKNLEILSLCECPLIFSPENCPQIISI encoded by the coding sequence ATGCTGAAAGATTGCATTAGATTGGAAAGGGTTGGTGACACCATTGGACTTCTCACTAATCTTGTTTTCCTGAATTTTCAAGATTGCAAGAGCCTTGGGAATCTTCCAGGAAGTGTTGGTGGTCTAAGAACGCTGGAGAAGCTAAATATGTCGGGCTGCTCAAAACTTGAAGAGATGCCCGAGTCCATTGGACTTCTAACTCACCTTATTCTGTTGAATTTGCAAAACTGTGAGAAACTTCAGAACCTTCCAGGAAGCATTGGCAATCTAAAATCACTTCAGGAGCTAAACATGTCAGGCTGCTCCAAACTTGAGCAGTTGCCCGAGTCCACTGGATTTCTAACATGCCTCATTTCATTGAATTTGCATGATTGCGAGAACCTTAAGAGTCTTCCAGGGAGCATTGGTGATCTAAACTCACTTGAGAAGCTAGACATGTCAGGCTGCTCAAAACTTGATGATTTGCCAGAATCCACTGGACATTTTAATTCCCTTGTTTTCTGGAATTTGCAAGATTGCAAGAATCTTAAGAATTTCCCTGCCAAAATTTTTGGTCTAAGATCACTGAAGGAGTTAAACATGTCAGGCTGCTCAAAACTCAAGGAACTGCCTGAGGACCTGGGGGAGTTGAAATCCTTGGTTGTTCTTAATCTTGATGGAACTGGAATAAACATCCTACCTGAAACAATTAGAAATATGAAAAATCTTGAAATTTTGTCTTTATGTGAATGTCCTCTTATCTTTTCACCCGAAAACTGTCCTCAGATCATCAGCATTTAA
- the LOC131183266 gene encoding disease resistance protein Roq1-like isoform X2, translated as MKGFTGHLYAVLRRSGINAYVEEEKMEDTEKIGAACLNGIQQSKFSLVLLSKDYASSTWCLEELVQILKYKKADDVWPIFYDVDTSHVEEIQGSYKEAFVEHEKHFKEDVLQKWKDALRQVSTLKGLDLPKRLDGHEAKNIDHIVEEISRRLNRTMLNVAIHPIGLQSRAEGMISLMANELEDIRIVGIYGMGGIGKSTIAKEVYNCLFQTFESSCFLENVREAAHFKGIPYLQRQLLTETSKKKHEKIYNPEIGLNLIIQKPHNKMVLLVLDDVDKQDQINKILGKCDWFSPGSRVIITTRMKDFLKPCEMYWQYEVNKMGDNDSLQLLSLHAFGKNHPTEAYMACAKKMVHYCGGIPLALEVLGSFLSGQSVDVWNSRLEKLKVIANEDIHSKFKISYDSLGDFEKFIFLDIACFFTGYDKDYVISILEECGFFPVNGINSLMRRCLVKVGSNNKMSMHDLLRDMGREIVRKEHVVDPGERSRLWHHEDVIDVLTNKKGTRAVEGLVLNMPGLKQYSSSTKTFKKMKMLRLLQLNYIHLAGDYKHISNKLRWLCWREFPLESIPFDLSLENLIILDMRYSSLKHFVEAGKSLKKLKLLNLNHSQAY; from the exons ATGAAAGGCTTCACTGGCCACCTCTACGCTGTTTTGCGTCGGAGTGGAATCAACGCTTATGTAGAGGAGGAAAAGATGGAAGACACAGAGAAAATTGGAGCAGCATGCCTAAATGGTATCCAGCAGTCGAAATTTTCACTAGTCCTTCTCTCAAAAGACTATGCCTCTTCTACTTGGTGTCTGGAAGAGCTTGTCCAAATCCTAAAGTATAAAAAAGCAGATGATGTCTGGCCAATTTTTTATGATGTAGATACATCTCATGTTGAAGAGATCCAAGGAAGCTATAAAGAAGCATTTGTGGAGCATGAAAAGCATTTCAAGGAAGATGTCCTACAGAAGTGGAAGGATGCTCTCCGACAAGTTTCCACCTTGAAGGGTCTTGATCTACCAAAGCGCTTGGATGG GCATGAGGCAAAAAATATTGATCATATCGTTGAAGAGATTTCAAGAAGACTAAATCGAACAATGCTCAATGTTGCCATCCACCCAATTGGTTTACAATCTCGAGCGGAAGGGATGATTTCTTTGATGGCTAACGAGTTAGAAGACATACGCATAGTTGGGATATATGGGATGGGAGGTATAGGTAAGTCAACCATTGCAAAAGAGGTTTATAATTGTCTGTTCCAGACATTTGAAAGCAGCTGCTTCCTTGAAAATGTTAGAGAAGCTGCCCATTTCAAGGGTATACCCTACTTACAAAGGCAACTTCTGACTGAGACCTCTAAAAAAAAACATGAAAAGATATATAATCCCGAAATAGGACTGAATTTGATCATACAAAAACCACATAACAAAATGGTTCTTCTTGTATTGGATGATGTTGATAAACaggatcaaataaataaaatactaggAAAATGTGATTGGTTTTCTCCTGGGAGTAGAGTGATTATAACTACTAGAATGAAGGATTTCCTAAAACCATGTGAGATGTATTGGCAGTATGAGGTTAACAAAATGGGTGACAATGATTCTCTTCAGCTCCTAAGTTTACATGCCTTTGGCAAAAACCATCCCACTGAAGCCTACATGGCTTGTGCTAAAAAAATGGTTCACTATTGCGGGGGAATTCCTCTAGCTCTTGAAGTTCTGGGTTCTTTTTTGAGTGGCCAAAGTGTTGATGTGTGGAATAGCAGGTTGGAAAAACTGAAAGTGATTGCCAATGAAGATATTCACAGCaagtttaaaataagttatgattcTCTTGGTGATTTTGAAAAGTTCATATTTCTTGATATTGCATGTTTCTTCACTGGGTATGATAAGGACTATGTCATAAGCATACTGGAAGAATGCGGCTTCTTTCCGGTTAACGGCATTAATTCTCTGATGAGGAGGTGTCTAGTAAAAGTTGGCTCTAATAACAAGATGTCGATGCATGATTTGCTTCGGGACATGGGAAGAGAAATCGTACGGAAAGAGCATGTTGTAGATCCTGGAGAACGTAGTAGATTATGGCATCATGAAGATGTAATTGATGTTTTAACAAATAAAAAG GGTACAAGAGCAGTTGAAGGCCTTGTTCTGAACATGCCAGGATTAAAACAGTACTCATCGAGTACCAAAACATTCAAAAAGATGAAAATGCTAAGACTGCTTCAACTCAACTATATACACCTGGCAGGAGACTACAAGCATATTTCTAACAAGTTAAGATGGTTGTGTTGGCGTGAATTTCCTTTGGAATCTATACCATTCGATCTCAGTCTGGAAAATCTGATTATTCTTGATATGCGATATAGCAGTCTGAAACATTTTGTGGAGGCAGGAAAG TCTCTAAAGAAGCTGAAATTGCTTAATCTTAACCACTCACAAGCTTATTGA
- the LOC131183266 gene encoding TMV resistance protein N-like isoform X1: MASTSIFVTSFCSTYDVFLSFRGKDVMKGFTGHLYAVLRRSGINAYVEEEKMEDTEKIGAACLNGIQQSKFSLVLLSKDYASSTWCLEELVQILKYKKADDVWPIFYDVDTSHVEEIQGSYKEAFVEHEKHFKEDVLQKWKDALRQVSTLKGLDLPKRLDGHEAKNIDHIVEEISRRLNRTMLNVAIHPIGLQSRAEGMISLMANELEDIRIVGIYGMGGIGKSTIAKEVYNCLFQTFESSCFLENVREAAHFKGIPYLQRQLLTETSKKKHEKIYNPEIGLNLIIQKPHNKMVLLVLDDVDKQDQINKILGKCDWFSPGSRVIITTRMKDFLKPCEMYWQYEVNKMGDNDSLQLLSLHAFGKNHPTEAYMACAKKMVHYCGGIPLALEVLGSFLSGQSVDVWNSRLEKLKVIANEDIHSKFKISYDSLGDFEKFIFLDIACFFTGYDKDYVISILEECGFFPVNGINSLMRRCLVKVGSNNKMSMHDLLRDMGREIVRKEHVVDPGERSRLWHHEDVIDVLTNKKGTRAVEGLVLNMPGLKQYSSSTKTFKKMKMLRLLQLNYIHLAGDYKHISNKLRWLCWREFPLESIPFDLSLENLIILDMRYSSLKHFVEAGKSLKKLKLLNLNHSQAY, encoded by the exons ATGGCTTCAACCTCCATTTTCGTTACTTCATTTTGCAGTACTTACGATGTGTTCTTGAGTTTCAGAGGGAAGGATGTAATGAAAGGCTTCACTGGCCACCTCTACGCTGTTTTGCGTCGGAGTGGAATCAACGCTTATGTAGAGGAGGAAAAGATGGAAGACACAGAGAAAATTGGAGCAGCATGCCTAAATGGTATCCAGCAGTCGAAATTTTCACTAGTCCTTCTCTCAAAAGACTATGCCTCTTCTACTTGGTGTCTGGAAGAGCTTGTCCAAATCCTAAAGTATAAAAAAGCAGATGATGTCTGGCCAATTTTTTATGATGTAGATACATCTCATGTTGAAGAGATCCAAGGAAGCTATAAAGAAGCATTTGTGGAGCATGAAAAGCATTTCAAGGAAGATGTCCTACAGAAGTGGAAGGATGCTCTCCGACAAGTTTCCACCTTGAAGGGTCTTGATCTACCAAAGCGCTTGGATGG GCATGAGGCAAAAAATATTGATCATATCGTTGAAGAGATTTCAAGAAGACTAAATCGAACAATGCTCAATGTTGCCATCCACCCAATTGGTTTACAATCTCGAGCGGAAGGGATGATTTCTTTGATGGCTAACGAGTTAGAAGACATACGCATAGTTGGGATATATGGGATGGGAGGTATAGGTAAGTCAACCATTGCAAAAGAGGTTTATAATTGTCTGTTCCAGACATTTGAAAGCAGCTGCTTCCTTGAAAATGTTAGAGAAGCTGCCCATTTCAAGGGTATACCCTACTTACAAAGGCAACTTCTGACTGAGACCTCTAAAAAAAAACATGAAAAGATATATAATCCCGAAATAGGACTGAATTTGATCATACAAAAACCACATAACAAAATGGTTCTTCTTGTATTGGATGATGTTGATAAACaggatcaaataaataaaatactaggAAAATGTGATTGGTTTTCTCCTGGGAGTAGAGTGATTATAACTACTAGAATGAAGGATTTCCTAAAACCATGTGAGATGTATTGGCAGTATGAGGTTAACAAAATGGGTGACAATGATTCTCTTCAGCTCCTAAGTTTACATGCCTTTGGCAAAAACCATCCCACTGAAGCCTACATGGCTTGTGCTAAAAAAATGGTTCACTATTGCGGGGGAATTCCTCTAGCTCTTGAAGTTCTGGGTTCTTTTTTGAGTGGCCAAAGTGTTGATGTGTGGAATAGCAGGTTGGAAAAACTGAAAGTGATTGCCAATGAAGATATTCACAGCaagtttaaaataagttatgattcTCTTGGTGATTTTGAAAAGTTCATATTTCTTGATATTGCATGTTTCTTCACTGGGTATGATAAGGACTATGTCATAAGCATACTGGAAGAATGCGGCTTCTTTCCGGTTAACGGCATTAATTCTCTGATGAGGAGGTGTCTAGTAAAAGTTGGCTCTAATAACAAGATGTCGATGCATGATTTGCTTCGGGACATGGGAAGAGAAATCGTACGGAAAGAGCATGTTGTAGATCCTGGAGAACGTAGTAGATTATGGCATCATGAAGATGTAATTGATGTTTTAACAAATAAAAAG GGTACAAGAGCAGTTGAAGGCCTTGTTCTGAACATGCCAGGATTAAAACAGTACTCATCGAGTACCAAAACATTCAAAAAGATGAAAATGCTAAGACTGCTTCAACTCAACTATATACACCTGGCAGGAGACTACAAGCATATTTCTAACAAGTTAAGATGGTTGTGTTGGCGTGAATTTCCTTTGGAATCTATACCATTCGATCTCAGTCTGGAAAATCTGATTATTCTTGATATGCGATATAGCAGTCTGAAACATTTTGTGGAGGCAGGAAAG TCTCTAAAGAAGCTGAAATTGCTTAATCTTAACCACTCACAAGCTTATTGA